The Vicia villosa cultivar HV-30 ecotype Madison, WI unplaced genomic scaffold, Vvil1.0 ctg.000077F_1_1, whole genome shotgun sequence genome segment TAACTATGGAGAACAATATCTTAAAGTTGTATGATTTTGATCaaaagttgattatgcaatctgagcAAGGAAGCAGCgaaacattcaaggtgaatgtggaGACAGCTGAAACTAAATGCCTAAGATTATGAAGCAACTGAACATTCAGTGCGAAAGGTGCTGAAGGTGACAGTGAGTTATGGCATAAGATATCGGGGCATCTGAACTTCATAAGCTTAGGGCGTCTGAGTTATAAGAAGATGGTACATGGCATTCTTAAGATTGTGAAgtctgagaagtcatgtgagatatgcatgaaaaaaaaaaagcaacctaGATTTCCATTTGCATCAGAAGTGGCCCCAAGAAAAAAAACATACTTTAGGAGTAGTGCATTCTGATGCATGTGGACCGTTTGAAGTAAATTTACTTGGAGGAAATAAGtactttgtgtcttttgtggatgcgTTCACAAAGATAACATGGGTGGCACTCATCAAGTTTAAGCCTGAAGTGTTTACTGCATCTTAGAAGTTCAAGTTAAAGGCTGAAAAACAAAGTGGTCAGAAGTAGAAAGTTCTCAAAactgatggtggaggtgagtataactctataTAGTACAAGAAGTTATGTGAGAAGAATGGAATTTAGCGTGAGGAAACTGCCCCATACAGTCCTCAACACAATGATCTTGCTAAAAGAGGAAATAGAACTTTGCTTGGTATAACAAGGAGCATTATGAAAGAGAAGAATCTGCCTCACACTTTTTTGGGAGAAGCTGTTGCCACTTCAACATATGTGCTCAACATGTGTCCAAAGAAGAAGCtaaaggaaattgttcctttcaAGAAGTGGGTTGGAGATAAACAGAGTGTGAGTCATTTCAGGGTATTTGGTTCAGTTTGTTACAAACATGTTCTAGGTGCTActagaaagaaaatggatgatagAAGCATAGTAATGTTACTGATTGGGTACCACAGCACATGTGCTTATAAGTTATATTGCCCAGACACTAATAAAGTTGAAGTCAATAGAGACGTCGTTGTGAAAGGATCAGAAGCATGGGATTGAAGCAAGTCTCAATCTAACTTTGGTGTAGTGTCAATAGCTGAGCTAACTTCTGAAGATACTTCTGAATCTGAAGGGGATTCTGCCTCTGAAAATAAGTGAGATTCAGAAGGTAATtttgaagatgagtcagaagatgactcTGAAGCTGAATTTGTGTCAGAATAAAAAGATAATTCTGAATCTGAAGGTGAATGTGATTCTGATCTAGATTATGATGATGAACCAGACTCTAGTGATAATCCAACCTCTGAGGGTGGTCATGCTTCTGAAGGTGGAACTTCTGAAACAAAGCGTAGTATAgactaaaacaagctcctagtGCTTGAAATATGAAACTTGATTCATTTTGCAAGCTTCAGGGATTCAGAAAGTGTGAGATGGAGTATGGAGTTTAAGTTCCACATACCTATGAAAGCAACATGATTCTGGTGTGTCTCTATTTTGATCACATGTTGCTAATTGGGAGTTGTTCATATGAGATagtcaagttcaagaaggtgttgatgaatgagtttgagatgactGATATGGGAAATATggtatattttctagggatggagattatgTACTTTGAGAAGGGTATAATTTACCATTTTTTACATCTATTTAATACAAATTGTATTATACAGTGTTGATGTTATTTTGCAGTATTGTGACACACTAAAGTGTATAAATCGTGCCTAGAATATATCAGAGTTGCCCAACTTGATGAACCTTGGTTTCATTATGTATTAGGGCTATATGTTGTAAAGGACTTTTGTAGGACTGAATATGGTTATATTGACAATGGTCTTTTGTATGCATTTGTTGAAAAATGTCATGCATAAATGACGTTATTTCATCTTTCCATTTGTGAGATGAGCATCACCCTTAATGATGTATAATGTCCCGTCCATCTTCTGATTAGAGTGAGTTTGTATGATCACTCTACAATTCATAGATCTAGGGCGTTTCGACCTAACAGTAACAAAATTATGAATTGATGCGAGTGAGGCCCAAAATGAGATCGAAGACACTAGAAAGTGTCATGCCAAATTTTCATTCTtaacacaaaaaaatatattggtCATTTGAACGCAATTGTAAATGTTTCAGGTGATGATGCACAAGTTGTCTACCATAGAGAATGTGCATTGAAGATATACTTTCTAATTTTGGTTGGCACTTAAatttttgtggacaaaagtgtaACCTATGTTGATGTTGAAGCAATTTATGAACTTGAAGGGGGTTCACAAGTAAAATTGATGGGAAACTTGTTTGATATAATTATAATCCAAGTTAGCTTAAGGTAGTAAACGAAAGACGAGACAAATGGTTGGATGCAACAGTCTATTTCAGGTAACTGATTTACATGTCATTTATTAATTTCATACCACTTGTTCTACTTTCTTATTGATATATCATTTaaatcatttgcaagcatggatACTCCAACATTTCCCACACACTGTCGATTAGAAATATGTTTTTGACTATATTAAAGGGTTGCCACATGCATGCTCGATTAACTGGATGCAATAGTCTATTTCAGGTATTTGATTTACATGTCATTTATTAATTTCATACCATTTGTTCTACTTTCTTATTGATATTTCATTTaaatcatttgcaagcatggatCCTCCAACATTTCAAACACATTGTCGATTGGAAATATGTTTCTGACTATATTCAAGGGTTGCCACATGCATGCTCGATTAACCCACTCAGGGAAAATCTGACGATTGATCCAAACAAACTTGCTCTTGAACCATTCGGGTATGTGATATTTGATTTTCCCCGTACAAAAAGCAACGTCAGACACACCTATGTAAGTGATATGTTGGTACTCCAAATgactagggatgtcaacttgcctccgttagcgGGGATCTCCGTGGAGATTCCCtgtttggggccccaaagacaGGGAATGTTCCCCCCACTGGGACGGGGATGGAAAACaagtctccccgaaggcacttcggGAACGGGGGTGGtgtaaatatcccccgccccgcctaaaatagcataatgtccttaatttatatataattttaaattattatgtaagtttatttgtcatttcatataattaatcttatacacaaatttaaaatatacatgtattgttagtaaaagagtgagatctaaatgattattttaatttttttagtttggaATTTTGgtgtcatgacactcaatattatagattaaatattgttaaaattaTACATTTATCATAAAGGAATTATTTCTAAATTACTTGTGGTTAGTTTTtaaagcttttactattaatttggtttaaaataaaaaataaaaataatgtttatGGATCTCCGCACAAACCTTGGGGATACGTGGGGACCTGCgggatgggggacaaaatcccCCCGTAGCGGGGATCcgaagcggggatggggaatagattcgagggcgtggattgtgatgggaatgtatccaCCGCCTGCCTCATTGACATCCCTACAAATGGCAATCTCGCGGGTCTAGACTATGTTACCATATCTATGTAGGTGAGTATTATGACAGTTTGAATATCTATAAGGTATACCTAAGACTCATAGTTGTTGCTCCATCCACTGTCCTCTAGAGAGATGTTGATGGGATATTTTTCAACTACCATTAGTATTTGGTATCATAGGATGTATGTGACGTGCCACCTCCTCGTGCATGGAATACGGTATTCAGATACATCTAATTGTTTTATATAGTGTTTTATTCTTATATGACACATGTTCGAGATGGAGATCCCTCTAGTCCAACTCATCGGGAGATACTAAAAGAGGAACAGGCAAAGGcggaccctgttgaggatatatTGTCTATATGTCACAGAATTGTTGCACTTGAAAGAGATGTAATAACTAGATAAGGGTTTCAAGAAGGCACTCTTGGGATGGTCACTTTGGATCTGATATTATCAAAACACGATTTGCACTAGATAGAGAAGGAACAAGGACATCAGATATACCTGGTAGTTATATTTTAGTTTGTATTTCAATGTGAACATTTTTAATGACTAGGTTATGGATCATGCATGTTCTATGCAAATGATATTGTGTGAATGACTTATACAAATAACTGATGTGTGAATGActtgtgaaaaaaaaaaacaattatcttTAGAAGTGATGGTTGGTTTATGAATGTCTTGTGATTTATGTTATCCAAAGTTATCATTACTGTAACTTATGCCAACAATATTGTCTCAATGGTACATCcggagatttgaatttgaataggtcAAAGATAGTTTCCAGTGTTATATTCGTAGATTGAAATTCGTATTTATTTTCTATGTTACCGAATGTACCaaaaaatttgtcaaaaataGTGTCCCAAGAGTGCATCCGAAGATTGAAATTCAAATTTATCTATGTTATCACATACACAGAAAATGTGTCAACAAGTCACAAAGGTGTCTCCGAAAATTGGaatttgaatatttaatatatatatatatatatatatatatatatatatatatatatatatatatatatatatatatatatatatatatatatatatatatatatatatatatatatatatatatataaattgttgtatTTTAGTGCATCAGAACGTAAATTTCCAAACTGTGCAAAAGGATAATTGCAATTTTCATAAGATTTAAGAGAGGTAGATGGAGCGTATTGAACAAACGGGAAGGATTTCGGTGACTTTGAATAATGATAACTTTAATAATTTTGGTTAAATAAAAATTCCATCTCATCAATATAACATATATTTATTACAGGGTTAATTATATTTTTCGTCACTATAAATAAACCaacatttaattttagtttttttttttaaaaaaaattcaatgaatagtctttctaagtttttttccatgcatttttagtccctgctattttttaaaattttaaaaagggtttaattatcctttaatttttaaattttttaataatttttttatacatgtttagaatactgtaaaatatttatttatcaaattttagaattttataaaatgacaaaaattaaatatgaattttttaaattttaaaaaataatgataaaagtaatgaaaatgtcgactcaaaaattaaatttgaaattcatttttttaaaaactttttaagaCGTTCTTAACATGTCTCCAAAAgattcattcaaaaatacacattggtttaagtagggactaaaactacctacataataattttgtaggaaaCAAAACATATCATTtatttttatagggaccaaaacaaAATTTCACACTTTGTTATACGTAAGTTACAACATAGTAAAGTTGATGAAGCTGCTTCTTGAACAAATCCCTGGGTTTTAATATTAATGGCTTGCAACGGTTTGATCCCAATCTATAATAGATTTTTGTATACTAATAGAAAATGAAGACAAATACTAAGATTGATATTTCGCAAAGCAGAATAGTTTGTTTCCGCGATTGCAGAAGGGCGTGGAAGAATTGTATATTCAAAAGGAAAAGAAGATAACGGAGTGGATCCTTCCACTGTTGATTGTTTATCTGGATTAGAGAATAAAATAATCCAAAAATTCAaagttagaaaaccctaaaaatttagttttaaatttatatatttattaaaaaaacattttaaaaagaaaattatcagTGTTTTTATAACCCGTCTGCTTTCATTTAACAAAAAATTAGatgatattaataattaataataatagtaatgcgCATGTTTTAGAATGATAACATTGAAAATTTAACAGACAACTAAGCAAGTGAATGACATAAAAGACCTACAGACAGTAATTTTGCCTATTTTTGTAAGGTGGACTATTTCTCTATTTGGTAGTCAAATAGTACATGGTAATTGGTAAGCAAGCACAACTCTAATCAGAAGAAAAACTGCATCTGTATGTCGATCTATATAAATATTACTCAACTAATGATTGCATTCAATGTAGTTATGAACAAACGTGGCGCTTCACAAAAATAAACTACTAAATATTCATTTAGGGTGAATTGCACAACACAGCAAAATTTTACTCCTGGAACCTAATACCAAGTTCTGAGGATTCCCCCTCGGTTAGTTTCCAGACCATCCATTGTCGCCAGCTTTCTTGGATCCAGTTCCCCAGCCGGAATTTCCCTGTTCAGCATCGCTTGTACCAGCACCCCAGCCACTTTTGTCACCACCACTAGCTCCACCTCCCCAGCCACTTTTGTCACCACCACTAGCTCCACCTCCCCAGCCACTTTTGTCATCAGTACTAGCTCCACCTCCCCAGCCACTTTTGTCACCACCACTAGCTCCACCTCCCCAACCATTTTTGTCACCAGCACTGGCTCCACCTCCCCAGCCACTTTTGTCACCACTAGCTCCACCTCCCCAACCACTACTTCCACCCCAACCACCCGGAAATGCTTCTCTTCCAGGGGAGTTTTGAATCTTAGCCCCTGGGAAGTTGCTTAAACTGTCATCCCCGTCTTTCACGGCAGCTCCCCATCTGGTTGCACCGGCACGCCTTTCATTGTTGTTGTGTCCTCTACTACTATTGTTATAAGAACCACGGCCACGCCCTCGTCCACCACCATATGGACGCGGCAATCCACTAGGGTGTTCATCTCGATTCCCATTATTTCTGTAATCAGGTCGTCCTGTAAAAATAAAGAAACAAGATCAGGGTAAAAGTTTTGAATAAAAAGAACTGGAAAATGACAAGTGGAAGCAATTAGTTGAATGATATGTGAACTGCAGACAAAGAGAACAGGTAGACGTAGAACAAACAAAATGCACAGAAGAAACCAATCAACATGTAAATAACAAGAGAGGATTCATGGTAACTAATTATATTTAAAGTCAAAGCAGGCACAATACTAGCAGAAgaaatccaaacaaaataattaaattcacCTCAAACTAGAGCTGAATTTAAAATCTCGTATACCTGTTCTGGAACCAGGAGTAGAAGATCGATCCCTATCATACGAGTGACCTCCTCTCCAACCACCCTCGCTGTTCGAACCACCCCAGCCACTACCCACAGATGCCCCTGATGAGCCACCAGTAGCAGGGCTTCGCATTGGCACCATTGCAGCTACTGATCTAATGGAAGGTGCTGAATCATTTTGTGGATCATCGATGTGCCTTTGAAAATATGCCACAAGCCGGTCAATATCCTCAAACATCTTTTTGCGGAACCTGAATCCCTTGGGGTAAAGACCAATGTACTCATGGTGTGGATTTGTACTTCTTATGTAAGTCAATACAAATGTGCCAGGATGTTCATGACAGATGCCAAAACTATAAACTATACGCATTGGATTCTCTTCCTTTTCGGTCTTCAAAAGTTCGTCAACTTCTGTTTTCAAACCCGTCCTGAACTTGCGATAATTTAACATTGTTCTTAAATGAGTAACCAAGGGATCAACATATCGGTCCATAACCTAAGCAATAATTAATAGGAAAGAGTAAGTCATAATGTCACAAGAAAGGTGGTCCAGAAAGCCAGGTGGAGTACCTTACCTCATCTAAATCCTCAAAAGTATCCTCTCCAATTTTAAGCGTCTTTCCGATTCGAAGTAAGCTTGTGATGTCCTTCAGTTCCTTCCCGCCTTCAATTATCTCCTTGTGGGCATATACTCCATCATGAATTTTAAGAGTCAAAGTAAGATATGATGGACCCTTATCATTAGGACGAAAAATACTTTCACCAGGATCCTTGTCTGACAAGAACTGCGTAAAGACAGGCGAAGTTAAGCATGCACATAAATCATTATACACAAATTCAATTTGTCTTTTTTTCCTTGTAACTAGTACATGCCACTTAAAAGATAGTGCTTTAGAGATGAAAGAGATGAAATCTCAGTATTGTATAAATGTTTTCactaaattttgttatttttatcatCTTATTTGTTAATATATTAATAGTAGTTCTTACATCAAGAACATACACCAACTTTAGGAACTAGAACTACGAATGATTTATTCGAATCTATGGCATCTAATTACAAAGATTCAACATAAGAAAATTTGTTATTTCGATAAATATTGCAGCTCCCTCTtcgataaaaacaaaaagataagttAGAATAATAGAAGCAAGAGGAAATACTCTTTTCACACTTATTGGGTAAAATTGTTCTAGGTTCTTAACCAAATATGTAATAAGTCTGACTAATTGAAAAGAGCATGTCAAAATATGTACTGCTAAAGGAAAACAATTATTAAGAAACCAATAGAGGAGGACCCTTGTTTCCATTTTATGGAAAGATATACCTAGGGAAATAATGGCAAAAACGTATGCATTTTCGCCAAAAttcagaataaaataaaatttatagatCCAAACAATATGTTACCAAAATTACCAATATGCCGTGAGTATCCAAAGAATCATACAtacaaagaaaaaagaatcaatCCAATTAAGCTTAGGAGTTAACTATCAggcaaaaaaaaactttttgtaGCCATAGACTCAATGCTATTTTGTCCAACAGATTGATATGTATATTCGCAGAATTAAGAAAAAATCACAACTTTGGAAAATATTAAGATTCTAGAAAATGGTCAATacaacatgaagttactaaaaaGCAAACCTCGTATGCTTCATCGGTAGTTATGTTTTGAAATCTAGGATGAACAATCATCCTAGGCTTGAAATTCTTTTTTGAACGCTCCCTTTCTTTCCGAATTTTGTCTTGCTCATTCGGCAAGGAACTCCGGTCTTCGTGATAATAGGGATCAAAGTTGTGGTTGTGATGTAATCGATCACTTCTCATTTCACTTTCTTTACAAACAAGGAAGACTTGATacctatttttttggattgacTTGATTTTACAAGTGAGCATGTCACCTTCATGTAGCCTATCAGATAATTCAATTATATCTCTCAAGTCATCTGCATAGTCTTCTTTCATAAGGATTCCGGTCATTCCAGATTCAAGCCCACATATTGCCCTTTGGGCTTGAACTCGGCGAACTGTAACCTGGACCATTTTACCTTCAGCGAGAGTCTCCTCAGTCTCGCCTGAAATCATATAGAACTCCTCATCCTGACTTGGTTCTTCATATTGCTTACGCCAATCCTGAAAACCTTGAATCAATTCTCTTCTTATATCATATAAAGTTTCAATTTTGTCTTTACGTTCATTGTCTTCAGCATATTGCTCCACGGCCAGATTTTTCAAATAACTAGGCCGATCTCTCACATGTTCTATGGCCATCTCTAAGGCATCATCGTCATCATTTGCATCACCCGTGCCGTCTTCGTCATAGACATCTTTGGCCAACTCTTGAGCAAGAACATATGATTCAGGATGAATTCGTGTATCATCCAGCAAATCAATAAATTGGCTGCTGCTAGCAGCCAATCCACTTCGCCGGACACGCAAGAAACCAACCGCATTGACAAACACCTTTTTACCAAGTTGGTGATCTGTCACAAAATCCTTCCTGGTATAAATTGAGCCGGCTCTAACTAGCGATCTCTGCAAGGATGCAGCCTTCCGCGGACCAAGCCCCGAAATAAACTGTAACGGAGCAAATAACCATTCATGACTTATTGCTAAATTAATGTCTAAGCCCACCTGATTGGTCACATCTATCATAACCTGCTCAACTATCCCAATTTTATCATCCGGGTTTAGAAAACTCTCCCAAGGGGTCAGTTTCCATGACAATATTTCCTTTTTGGGCCCACATAATGTTGCAACCATTGCTAATGGGTTCTGGAGAAATCGACCAAGAGCAACAGCCCGCCTCACTATACCTGTCAAAGCAACAAAAGTAGGATTAGTTATAATAGGATGCATTACATGATGGGTAGCATACATCTAACACAATATTTACCTAGCTGCTGCGAAGGAAGTTGTTCAGAGGAAATTTGGGAATTTTCGTAAAGACGGGGCAGAGATTCATCACCATACACAATGCTGAGCCCGTCCATTTCATGCCCAACATCTCTAGGATTTTCCTCAACCATCTTAAAAATAACCTGATAGAAGAAAGTAGAAACCAACAGATGAGACCAACAATACAACAGTAGCAGAAGTCTTTTTCAACCGGGGGAGGGCgggaaaaaaaattaatcataatTCTGACTGAGGACACAATGACCATGCCATTTTATACGGCTTAACAGTAACCATCACATGTTACcccataaaaaataaacatgtacTGATTGTCCTCATCAAATAAATTTATACCGGCTCTTACTAacacaaaaaatcattttaaaattcaatacaAAAGTATATATTGTCATGTGTGATGTTTCGGATAGTATTTAGGTTTGTTAAGTAAACCAAACTACTTGGTAAAAGATAGATTGGAGGGACCAGAATGGAATGGGGATGAAAGTAATGGAATAGGAATATGACGGACAACTGATCTATATCTTTTCCATGTTCAGTAAGGTGAATGAAATTAAAATGGAAATAAGCATTCATTATATTGTATGTATAGGAATTGTATCacaaaatttaccaaaatataAATGTATACTTAGAAACCAAGATATAACCTCATAAATATCTTCTTTCAAACGAGTGCAAGACAAGTTAGCTGCTCCTAAAACAACAACATGTGGTTGGTGATCTGTCATAAACTTCAATACGCGTTCTTGGTCATTCTTCTTCCTTTGTTGGTCATGGACATTCTGTGACCTTAAAGTAAGCGACCCAGTGTATAGCACATCTTGCACTTCTCCCGATGAATCTAACATAACAAAAGTTGTTTGTGGCTTTCCAGGGCCCCAAGAGCAGGCCATAACCCTAGGAgcagcctcatcatccgagctaAGATCATTTTCCTTTTGTTGATAAGGCCCCACAGAAACCTTACTCCACAAAGCCTTCCCATACTCAGTAAGTACCCAGTGCTTTGCTTTGCTTGCTAAGACACCTCTTGCTTCTTTTTCCATTGATGGTAAAAGAAATCGAAAAATTGCATCCTGCAGTATCAGCTTCCTCTGTTCATTCCACAGTTGAGCAGACCTGCTGACACTATCACTGATGTAATACTCATTGAATTGGTCTATTAACTTATTAAGATGTTCTTCAGGAAGCTTAATAGTAACTTGAATGAGTTTGTCTTCTTCTGCCTTCTGTATAAGGAGCCATTGGGCATCCTCAAATTTATTCAAAGGCTTCTCTCGCAGCCATTTCACCCCAGAAAACTGATGGAACGAATCTATCGTTGTATTTCCATCGGGAGTTGGGGAGGTTGACACCACGGCGTGGTCAATAAAGTGGTTACGAACATATTTCTTTATGTTGGGCTCACAACTTATCTCAACAGCTGCCTGGAACAAAAATAACCAAATGATCAAACAAAGGACACATTTTAATGATTATGAATAAAGTTACAGATGCATACCATGTGCCTAGCACATTTAAGAACTTCTTCGGGGGTATCGTACATGGCACATGTGAAGTTAGAAGCCACCTCTTCTGGAGTTTCCTTTGGATCTACAAACTCATGCTGTAGAAGAGAGTAGACAAAACAAAACCTTTAGGTTATGTTTATGGTCTAAACAAAAAGTGGTTCTAAATTCAAGCATACTTACCAGCTGAACTACAGATAGACATAATCCAATTTGCTCAGAGCTAGACCCAAACCTGCTTGCAACTTCCCACAGACCTGCCTTACTGAAAGTGCTATACATTGATTTCCGCTTTGGCCTTTTGTACTGCCCTTCATCAACACCAGCTTCACCTGGTGGGAAATGCAAGTTGAACTTCGAGTCAACATCATCAACCTCCCTCTCTGATTCTGCCTCCTTCAGTGATCTCATAACtgattcaaacaattgcctattCAAGTTTAGTCTTGTTTCATCGTATACACGACGAGACTCTTCTTCAGACCGTTTGTTGTAGTATAATTGAAGGGCATTCTTCCGCTTCTGAAGAAGCAGCCACTTCCTGTCCAGGTCCTGTAGAGCCCAAAGTGTCTAAAATTGCACAAAATCAATTTGAAGAGTTATTATCACGTTATCAGTATCAAACAATATATTAACAAAATAGAAGACACAAAAATAAATCATAACAGACCTTGTGCCATTTTAGAGTAGGTGTTTTGTTATTCTTATCCCAATTATCATTTCCAGCTTCAGGTAGGTCTTTCAATAAGCTCAAACACTCCTCCTTCCGATACATGGCAATAAAAGGAATCTAAAAGACAAAATTCCAAATTAGGAAAACAAGGTTGATGTAAACTACATATGCAAATCTCAAGGTGCAGGTAATACTCACATCTAActtttggacatgatgcagtttCAAAAATCTGACAATATCATTCATGTCAATTGGTAGATCCTCATACTTCCGATCCTTAAATCTGACAGTATCATCCTTGTCAGTTGGTAGATCCTCATCCATCCCATTATTAGGTCTGACAATATCATCCTTGTCAATTGGTAGATCCTCATCCTTCCCATTATTTTTGGAGTCTGAATCTAACTTTGAATTTGACTTTGAAACTAACTTTGGAATCCAAGGGACTGCCCCACTTATAACTTGAGTAGCTATCCACTGACTCTCTTCATCTATACTATTTTCATCCAGTGAAGGAGCACCGGTACTCTCCTCTAATATCTACaagggaaagaaaaaaaaaactcatcttACAAGAATGTACCGAAATTAACTAGGGAGTTTTTTAATC includes the following:
- the LOC131623718 gene encoding transcription elongation factor SPT6 homolog isoform X2 is translated as MAKGVISDDEDEVEMDEREPVDGEEMEEGGRDMDEDDEDEEEEEGQDEYEKDGFIVDEIEEEEEQDEEERADSDEERQKKKKRKKKEEYVLDEDDYELLEDNNINIHRRKESKKFKRLKKGQRDEEGQSGQSDEEEFYGSGKVGRTAEEKLKRSLFGDDEGTHLEDIAEEEEQGEEEEDADIGEEDEMADFIVDEEEVDENGAPVRTKKPKGVRRTRQAPGVSSSALQEAQELFGDVDELLLARSRSRGSDDYKETRLEDEFEPIVLSEKYMTENDDRIRESDIPERMQILEESTGAPSLDENSIDEESQWIATQVISGAVPWIPKLVSKSNSKLDSDSKNNGKDEDLPIDKDDIVRPNNGMDEDLPTDKDDTVRFKDRKYEDLPIDMNDIVRFLKLHHVQKLDIPFIAMYRKEECLSLLKDLPEAGNDNWDKNNKTPTLKWHKTLWALQDLDRKWLLLQKRKNALQLYYNKRSEEESRRVYDETRLNLNRQLFESVMRSLKEAESEREVDDVDSKFNLHFPPGEAGVDEGQYKRPKRKSMYSTFSKAGLWEVASRFGSSSEQIGLCLSVVQLHEFVDPKETPEEVASNFTCAMYDTPEEVLKCARHMAAVEISCEPNIKKYVRNHFIDHAVVSTSPTPDGNTTIDSFHQFSGVKWLREKPLNKFEDAQWLLIQKAEEDKLIQVTIKLPEEHLNKLIDQFNEYYISDSVSRSAQLWNEQRKLILQDAIFRFLLPSMEKEARGVLASKAKHWVLTEYGKALWSKVSVGPYQQKENDLSSDDEAAPRVMACSWGPGKPQTTFVMLDSSGEVQDVLYTGSLTLRSQNVHDQQRKKNDQERVLKFMTDHQPHVVVLGAANLSCTRLKEDIYEVIFKMVEENPRDVGHEMDGLSIVYGDESLPRLYENSQISSEQLPSQQLGIVRRAVALGRFLQNPLAMVATLCGPKKEILSWKLTPWESFLNPDDKIGIVEQVMIDVTNQVGLDINLAISHEWLFAPLQFISGLGPRKAASLQRSLVRAGSIYTRKDFVTDHQLGKKVFVNAVGFLRVRRSGLAASSSQFIDLLDDTRIHPESYVLAQELAKDVYDEDGTGDANDDDDALEMAIEHVRDRPSYLKNLAVEQYAEDNERKDKIETLYDIRRELIQGFQDWRKQYEEPSQDEEFYMISGETEETLAEGKMVQVTVRRVQAQRAICGLESGMTGILMKEDYADDLRDIIELSDRLHEGDMLTCKIKSIQKNRYQVFLVCKESEMRSDRLHHNHNFDPYYHEDRSSLPNEQDKIRKERERSKKNFKPRMIVHPRFQNITTDEAYEFLSDKDPGESIFRPNDKGPSYLTLTLKIHDGVYAHKEIIEGGKELKDITSLLRIGKTLKIGEDTFEDLDEVMDRYVDPLVTHLRTMLNYRKFRTGLKTEVDELLKTEKEENPMRIVYSFGICHEHPGTFVLTYIRSTNPHHEYIGLYPKGFRFRKKMFEDIDRLVAYFQRHIDDPQNDSAPSIRSVAAMVPMRSPATGGSSGASVGSGWGGSNSEGGWRGGHSYDRDRSSTPGSRTGRPDYRNNGNRDEHPSGLPRPYGGGRGRGRGSYNNSSRGHNNNERRAGATRWGAAVKDGDDSLSNFPGAKIQNSPGREAFPGGWGGSSGWGGGASGGDKSGWGGGASTDDKSGWGGGASGGDKSGWGGGASGGDKSGWGAGTSDAEQGNSGWGTGSKKAGDNGWSGN